In Equus caballus isolate H_3958 breed thoroughbred chromosome 7, TB-T2T, whole genome shotgun sequence, one DNA window encodes the following:
- the CCDC90B gene encoding coiled-coil domain-containing protein 90B, mitochondrial isoform X1: MWSRWVWRLLGSEGSVGRRVSNPRGRFSPALRRDFLTTTTKEGYDMRRVDITPLEQRKLTFDTHALVQDLETHGFNKAQAETIVSLLTTLSNVSLDTIYKEMVTQAQQEITVQQLMAHLDSIRKDMVILEKSEFANLRAENEKMKIELEQVKQQLINETSRIRADNKLDINLERSRVTDMFTDQEKKLMEATTEFTKKDTKTNSIISETSNKIDSEIASLKTLMESNKLETIRYLAGLAPWPSG, encoded by the exons ATGTGGAGTCGCTGGGTTTGGCGGCTCCTGGGTTCTGAAGGCAGCGTGGGCCGCCGGGTTTCAAACCCCCGCGGGCGTTTCTCGCCGGCCCTGCGGAGAG attttttaaccACCACAACCAAGGAAGGATATGATATGAGGCGAGTGGACATAACTCCTTTAGAACAAAGGAAATTAACTTTTGATACCCATGCATTGGTTCAGGACTTGGAAACTCATG GATTTAACAAAGCACAAGCAGAAACAATTGTATCATTATTGACCACTTTATCAAACGTCAGCCTGGATACTATCTATAAGGAGATGGTCACTCAAGCTCAACag GAAATAACAGTACAACAGCTAATGGCTCATTTGGACTCCATCAGGAAAGACATGGTCATCCTAGAGAAAAGTGAATTTGCAAATCTGAGAGCAGAGAATGAG aaaatgaaaattgaattAGAACAAGTTAAGCAGCAACTGATA aatgaAACAAGTCGAATCAGAGCAGATAATAAACTGGACATCAACCTAGAAAGGAGCAGAGTAACAGATATG TTTACAGATCAAGAAAAGAAACTTATGGAAGCAACCACAGAATTTACCAAAAAA GATACCAAAACCAACAGTATTATTTCAGAGACCAGTAATAAAATTGATAGTGAAATTGCTTCTTTAAAAACGCTGATGGAGTCTAACAAGCTTGAGACAATTCGTTATCTGGCAG ggctggccccgtggccgagtggttaa
- the CCDC90B gene encoding coiled-coil domain-containing protein 90B, mitochondrial isoform 1 (isoform 1 is encoded by transcript variant 1) yields the protein MWSRWVWRLLGSEGSVGRRVSNPRGRFSPALRRDFLTTTTKEGYDMRRVDITPLEQRKLTFDTHALVQDLETHGFNKAQAETIVSLLTTLSNVSLDTIYKEMVTQAQQEITVQQLMAHLDSIRKDMVILEKSEFANLRAENEKMKIELEQVKQQLINETSRIRADNKLDINLERSRVTDMFTDQEKKLMEATTEFTKKDTKTNSIISETSNKIDSEIASLKTLMESNKLETIRYLAASVFTCLAIALGFYRLWKKQ from the exons ATGTGGAGTCGCTGGGTTTGGCGGCTCCTGGGTTCTGAAGGCAGCGTGGGCCGCCGGGTTTCAAACCCCCGCGGGCGTTTCTCGCCGGCCCTGCGGAGAG attttttaaccACCACAACCAAGGAAGGATATGATATGAGGCGAGTGGACATAACTCCTTTAGAACAAAGGAAATTAACTTTTGATACCCATGCATTGGTTCAGGACTTGGAAACTCATG GATTTAACAAAGCACAAGCAGAAACAATTGTATCATTATTGACCACTTTATCAAACGTCAGCCTGGATACTATCTATAAGGAGATGGTCACTCAAGCTCAACag GAAATAACAGTACAACAGCTAATGGCTCATTTGGACTCCATCAGGAAAGACATGGTCATCCTAGAGAAAAGTGAATTTGCAAATCTGAGAGCAGAGAATGAG aaaatgaaaattgaattAGAACAAGTTAAGCAGCAACTGATA aatgaAACAAGTCGAATCAGAGCAGATAATAAACTGGACATCAACCTAGAAAGGAGCAGAGTAACAGATATG TTTACAGATCAAGAAAAGAAACTTATGGAAGCAACCACAGAATTTACCAAAAAA GATACCAAAACCAACAGTATTATTTCAGAGACCAGTAATAAAATTGATAGTGAAATTGCTTCTTTAAAAACGCTGATGGAGTCTAACAAGCTTGAGACAATTCGTTATCTGGCAG CCTCAGTGTTTACTTGCCTGGCAATAGCACTGGGATTTTATAGACTCTGGAAAAAGCAGTGA
- the CCDC90B gene encoding coiled-coil domain-containing protein 90B, mitochondrial isoform X2, whose amino-acid sequence MWSRWVWRLLGSEGSVGRRVSNPRGRFSPALRRDFLTTTTKEGYDMRRVDITPLEQRKLTFDTHALVQDLETHGFNKAQAETIVSLLTTLSNVSLDTIYKEMVTQAQQKMKIELEQVKQQLINETSRIRADNKLDINLERSRVTDMFTDQEKKLMEATTEFTKKDTKTNSIISETSNKIDSEIASLKTLMESNKLETIRYLAASVFTCLAIALGFYRLWKKQ is encoded by the exons ATGTGGAGTCGCTGGGTTTGGCGGCTCCTGGGTTCTGAAGGCAGCGTGGGCCGCCGGGTTTCAAACCCCCGCGGGCGTTTCTCGCCGGCCCTGCGGAGAG attttttaaccACCACAACCAAGGAAGGATATGATATGAGGCGAGTGGACATAACTCCTTTAGAACAAAGGAAATTAACTTTTGATACCCATGCATTGGTTCAGGACTTGGAAACTCATG GATTTAACAAAGCACAAGCAGAAACAATTGTATCATTATTGACCACTTTATCAAACGTCAGCCTGGATACTATCTATAAGGAGATGGTCACTCAAGCTCAACag aaaatgaaaattgaattAGAACAAGTTAAGCAGCAACTGATA aatgaAACAAGTCGAATCAGAGCAGATAATAAACTGGACATCAACCTAGAAAGGAGCAGAGTAACAGATATG TTTACAGATCAAGAAAAGAAACTTATGGAAGCAACCACAGAATTTACCAAAAAA GATACCAAAACCAACAGTATTATTTCAGAGACCAGTAATAAAATTGATAGTGAAATTGCTTCTTTAAAAACGCTGATGGAGTCTAACAAGCTTGAGACAATTCGTTATCTGGCAG CCTCAGTGTTTACTTGCCTGGCAATAGCACTGGGATTTTATAGACTCTGGAAAAAGCAGTGA
- the CCDC90B gene encoding coiled-coil domain-containing protein 90B, mitochondrial isoform X3: MRRVDITPLEQRKLTFDTHALVQDLETHGFNKAQAETIVSLLTTLSNVSLDTIYKEMVTQAQQEITVQQLMAHLDSIRKDMVILEKSEFANLRAENEKMKIELEQVKQQLINETSRIRADNKLDINLERSRVTDMFTDQEKKLMEATTEFTKKDTKTNSIISETSNKIDSEIASLKTLMESNKLETIRYLAASVFTCLAIALGFYRLWKKQ, translated from the exons ATGAGGCGAGTGGACATAACTCCTTTAGAACAAAGGAAATTAACTTTTGATACCCATGCATTGGTTCAGGACTTGGAAACTCATG GATTTAACAAAGCACAAGCAGAAACAATTGTATCATTATTGACCACTTTATCAAACGTCAGCCTGGATACTATCTATAAGGAGATGGTCACTCAAGCTCAACag GAAATAACAGTACAACAGCTAATGGCTCATTTGGACTCCATCAGGAAAGACATGGTCATCCTAGAGAAAAGTGAATTTGCAAATCTGAGAGCAGAGAATGAG aaaatgaaaattgaattAGAACAAGTTAAGCAGCAACTGATA aatgaAACAAGTCGAATCAGAGCAGATAATAAACTGGACATCAACCTAGAAAGGAGCAGAGTAACAGATATG TTTACAGATCAAGAAAAGAAACTTATGGAAGCAACCACAGAATTTACCAAAAAA GATACCAAAACCAACAGTATTATTTCAGAGACCAGTAATAAAATTGATAGTGAAATTGCTTCTTTAAAAACGCTGATGGAGTCTAACAAGCTTGAGACAATTCGTTATCTGGCAG CCTCAGTGTTTACTTGCCTGGCAATAGCACTGGGATTTTATAGACTCTGGAAAAAGCAGTGA
- the CCDC90B gene encoding coiled-coil domain-containing protein 90B, mitochondrial isoform 2 (isoform 2 is encoded by transcript variant 2) — protein sequence MRRVDITPLEQRKLTFDTHALVQDLETHGFNKAQAETIVSLLTTLSNVSLDTIYKEMVTQAQQEITVQQLMAHLDSIRKDMVILEKSEFANLRAENEKMKIELEQVKQQLINETSRIRADNKLDINLERSRVTDMDQEKKLMEATTEFTKKDTKTNSIISETSNKIDSEIASLKTLMESNKLETIRYLAASVFTCLAIALGFYRLWKKQ from the exons ATGAGGCGAGTGGACATAACTCCTTTAGAACAAAGGAAATTAACTTTTGATACCCATGCATTGGTTCAGGACTTGGAAACTCATG GATTTAACAAAGCACAAGCAGAAACAATTGTATCATTATTGACCACTTTATCAAACGTCAGCCTGGATACTATCTATAAGGAGATGGTCACTCAAGCTCAACag GAAATAACAGTACAACAGCTAATGGCTCATTTGGACTCCATCAGGAAAGACATGGTCATCCTAGAGAAAAGTGAATTTGCAAATCTGAGAGCAGAGAATGAG aaaatgaaaattgaattAGAACAAGTTAAGCAGCAACTGATA aatgaAACAAGTCGAATCAGAGCAGATAATAAACTGGACATCAACCTAGAAAGGAGCAGAGTAACAGATATG GATCAAGAAAAGAAACTTATGGAAGCAACCACAGAATTTACCAAAAAA GATACCAAAACCAACAGTATTATTTCAGAGACCAGTAATAAAATTGATAGTGAAATTGCTTCTTTAAAAACGCTGATGGAGTCTAACAAGCTTGAGACAATTCGTTATCTGGCAG CCTCAGTGTTTACTTGCCTGGCAATAGCACTGGGATTTTATAGACTCTGGAAAAAGCAGTGA
- the CCDC90B gene encoding coiled-coil domain-containing protein 90B, mitochondrial isoform X4 codes for MVTQAQQEITVQQLMAHLDSIRKDMVILEKSEFANLRAENEKMKIELEQVKQQLINETSRIRADNKLDINLERSRVTDMFTDQEKKLMEATTEFTKKDTKTNSIISETSNKIDSEIASLKTLMESNKLETIRYLAASVFTCLAIALGFYRLWKKQ; via the exons ATGGTCACTCAAGCTCAACag GAAATAACAGTACAACAGCTAATGGCTCATTTGGACTCCATCAGGAAAGACATGGTCATCCTAGAGAAAAGTGAATTTGCAAATCTGAGAGCAGAGAATGAG aaaatgaaaattgaattAGAACAAGTTAAGCAGCAACTGATA aatgaAACAAGTCGAATCAGAGCAGATAATAAACTGGACATCAACCTAGAAAGGAGCAGAGTAACAGATATG TTTACAGATCAAGAAAAGAAACTTATGGAAGCAACCACAGAATTTACCAAAAAA GATACCAAAACCAACAGTATTATTTCAGAGACCAGTAATAAAATTGATAGTGAAATTGCTTCTTTAAAAACGCTGATGGAGTCTAACAAGCTTGAGACAATTCGTTATCTGGCAG CCTCAGTGTTTACTTGCCTGGCAATAGCACTGGGATTTTATAGACTCTGGAAAAAGCAGTGA